In a genomic window of Microterricola viridarii:
- a CDS encoding endonuclease/exonuclease/phosphatase family protein, with product MKIISYNLRKHSASGELISLCERYAADVLCLQELDTHDMPAVIGELRLADSTSRNRLGLAVYYRQTRFDALETRTFSLKKSLHDRVLTPAHERLIGTRLYDREAERELIVASFHAAPLTALNSLRRHQIHSALGELWQLGPGLPTLMVGDYNYPVFKENLSNKVRDAGYDLTLSDKRTYTRYKFFRGHFDLATSVGLDIEHVETLPRGTSDHMPILVTANYSTDAAAPSPVVSTAPADFTI from the coding sequence GTGAAGATCATCAGTTACAACCTGCGCAAGCACAGTGCCAGCGGTGAGCTGATCTCGCTGTGTGAGCGCTACGCGGCGGATGTCCTCTGCCTGCAGGAGCTCGACACGCACGACATGCCCGCCGTGATCGGCGAGCTGCGGCTGGCCGATTCGACCAGCCGCAACCGGCTCGGCCTCGCCGTCTACTACCGGCAGACGCGCTTCGACGCGCTCGAGACCCGCACCTTCTCGCTGAAGAAGTCGCTGCACGACCGGGTGCTGACCCCGGCGCACGAACGGCTGATCGGCACGCGGCTCTACGACCGGGAGGCGGAGCGAGAACTCATCGTCGCCTCCTTCCACGCCGCCCCGCTCACCGCGCTCAACTCGCTGCGCCGGCACCAGATCCACTCGGCCCTCGGTGAGCTCTGGCAGCTCGGCCCCGGGCTGCCGACGCTCATGGTCGGCGACTACAACTACCCGGTGTTCAAGGAGAACCTGAGCAACAAGGTGCGCGACGCCGGCTACGACCTGACGCTCAGCGACAAGCGCACCTACACGCGCTACAAGTTCTTCCGCGGGCACTTCGACCTGGCCACCTCGGTCGGCCTCGACATCGAGCACGTCGAGACGCTGCCGCGAGGCACCTCCGACCACATGCCGATTCTGGTGACGGCGAATTACTCGACGGATGCCGCGGCGCCGAGCCCGGTCGTCTCGACGGCGCCCGCCGACTTCACCATCTGA
- a CDS encoding LysM peptidoglycan-binding domain-containing protein — MQLTASSKRAALCLGVATLGVLGLSGCAGEPAAPPATVFVTVAPTPPPTPTATPEPEAPRTEQPVDSAPPIVVEIEPNAPAAPVVPGPAVDLGLVDGAMGPITAAGDGALLTYTVVSGDVFFDIAQRFDLPQQQLLKMNPSIPSLGTEIYIGQVINLDWTTTR; from the coding sequence GTGCAGCTCACCGCATCGTCGAAGCGTGCCGCGCTCTGTCTGGGCGTTGCCACGCTCGGCGTTCTCGGCCTGAGCGGGTGCGCCGGCGAGCCGGCCGCTCCCCCGGCCACCGTCTTCGTGACGGTGGCGCCAACCCCGCCGCCGACGCCCACCGCCACGCCGGAGCCCGAGGCGCCTCGGACGGAGCAGCCGGTCGACTCCGCCCCGCCGATCGTCGTGGAGATCGAGCCGAACGCCCCGGCGGCCCCCGTTGTGCCCGGACCAGCCGTGGACCTCGGGCTGGTCGACGGCGCGATGGGCCCGATCACGGCGGCCGGCGACGGCGCGCTCCTGACCTACACGGTCGTCAGCGGCGACGTCTTCTTCGACATCGCGCAGCGCTTCGACCTGCCGCAGCAGCAGCTGCTCAAGATGAACCCGTCGATCCCGTCGCTCGGCACCGAGATCTACATCGGCCAGGTCATCAACCTCGACTGGACCACCACCCGCTAG
- a CDS encoding response regulator transcription factor yields MRILVVDDEARLADGLRRGLEAEGFAVDVAATGPDGLWLAREQQYAVILLDIMLPGMSGYRVCETLRAEQNWTPVLMLTAKDGEWDQVEALDTGADDYLSKPFSFAVLVARVRALIRRGAVDRPRVLEAGDVRLDPSTRQVWRGEAAVSLTAREFAVLELLMQRPGDVFSKKQILEGVWDFDFDGDPNIVEVYVRHLRNKLDRPFGRDGIQTLRGAGYRMAVDGG; encoded by the coding sequence ATGCGCATACTCGTGGTCGACGATGAGGCCAGGCTCGCCGATGGCCTGCGCCGCGGGCTGGAGGCGGAGGGCTTCGCCGTCGACGTCGCAGCAACCGGCCCGGACGGGCTCTGGCTGGCGCGCGAGCAGCAGTATGCCGTCATCCTGCTCGACATCATGCTTCCCGGCATGAGCGGCTATCGGGTGTGCGAGACGCTGCGGGCGGAGCAGAACTGGACCCCGGTGCTGATGCTCACCGCCAAGGACGGCGAGTGGGACCAGGTCGAGGCCCTCGACACCGGCGCCGACGACTACCTGAGCAAGCCGTTCAGCTTCGCCGTGCTCGTCGCACGGGTGCGCGCGCTGATCCGCCGCGGCGCGGTGGACAGGCCGCGCGTGCTCGAGGCGGGCGACGTGCGCCTGGACCCCTCGACGCGGCAGGTCTGGCGGGGCGAGGCGGCCGTCTCCCTGACGGCGCGCGAGTTCGCCGTGCTGGAGCTGTTGATGCAGCGACCTGGCGACGTGTTCTCGAAGAAGCAGATCCTCGAGGGCGTCTGGGACTTCGACTTCGACGGCGACCCGAACATCGTCGAGGTGTACGTGCGGCACCTGCGCAACAAGCTCGACCGCCCGTTCGGCCGCGACGGCATCCAGACCCTGCGCGGGGCCGGCTACCGCATGGCAGTCGACGGTGGCTGA
- a CDS encoding TM0106 family RecB-like putative nuclease, with translation MFLLDDVVVTSASDLATASKCEFAFLRALDARLGRADRVAQKADAMLERAGRLGDAHEEAVLERYRAQFGAFAGVGTGVIEIDRPSAFDAVARDAALAATAEAFASGAAVVFQAAFFDGDFIGFADFIVRQSDGRYLVQDTKLARSAKVTALLQLAAYVEQLEKIGVPVADTVQLLLGDGSVSEHRVVDILPVYRRRRAHLLRIIAERRADTGIVAWGDERYAACGQCESCEAEIQAHRDVFLVAGLRGSQRLKLRAAGIRTIDELAAFGEPSPADDGVRRGIDGIGDAALAGLCAQARLQLQAMAAAGAGAQGVPPFEVVAASALEALPVPDAGDIFFDFEGDPLYSEQGGGDGAPARWGLDYLFGLIEPDHRFVAFWAHNHSEERQALIDFLAYVAERRAAHPGMHIYHYAAYERTHLLSLAARHGVGEQEVDQLLRDNVLVDLYPIVRAALRVGSRSYSIKKLEPLYMGDEERDQAGVTNAADSITEYATAMALLDAGDAEAGAQKLDEIASYNEYDCRSTLELRDWLLGLAREHGITPAAANADRDAVIELAPSPLREALLARAGDPLDLARGADQTAAAFAAAALDYHQREQKSFWWEHFARLENPIADWADTRDVMVVETATVERDWHREGKQRVDRRWLRIRGAVAPGSSIKKGDQAGPFLLYDSPAPWPDERANPWARAAKSVQVLDVDDDGGVLVLETLPRDAEPYDRVPVALTPSSPPPAGAQKDAIAGWAQGIVDAGRAGDTDSSGWPRDAVVDLLRRVAPRAAGAGHSGEKPASGPALERVIAATLALDHQALAVQGPPGTGKTYLGAHLITELVEKHGYKIGVVAQSHAVVENLLEGVVRAGLDRALVGKVPKSGTEPGARVPGYTELEKNGHLLFALDHAASGFVIGGTAWDFANPARFTRRSLDLLVIDEAGQFSLASTIAASVAATNLLLLGDPQQLPQVSQGTHPEPVDQSALGWVSAGHDVLPPAFGFFLAESRRMHPAVTAPVSALSYEGALRAHPVAGERLLDGIAPGLRSVPVAHSGNSTESVEEAAAVVELVRGALGAAWSEAAPAADGERMSRPLEPRDVIVVTPYNAQLQVVHAALVAAGLGDVRVGTVDKFQGQEAAIAIVSLAASSAEDVPRGMGFLIMKNRLNVAISRAKWAAYLLYSPELIEYLPVTPSGLAELSAFINLVEAGE, from the coding sequence GTGTTTCTGCTTGACGACGTCGTGGTGACGAGCGCCTCCGACCTGGCGACGGCGTCGAAGTGCGAGTTCGCCTTCCTCCGCGCCCTGGACGCCCGGCTCGGCCGCGCCGACCGGGTCGCGCAGAAGGCCGATGCGATGCTGGAGCGTGCCGGGAGGCTCGGCGATGCGCACGAGGAAGCGGTGCTGGAGCGCTACCGCGCCCAGTTCGGTGCCTTCGCGGGCGTCGGCACCGGGGTGATCGAGATCGACCGGCCGAGCGCCTTCGACGCCGTGGCCCGGGATGCCGCGCTCGCCGCCACCGCGGAGGCCTTCGCCTCCGGGGCCGCCGTCGTCTTCCAGGCCGCCTTCTTCGACGGCGACTTCATCGGTTTCGCCGACTTCATCGTGCGCCAGAGTGACGGCCGCTACCTCGTGCAGGACACGAAGCTGGCCCGCTCGGCCAAGGTGACGGCGCTGCTGCAGCTGGCCGCCTACGTCGAACAGCTCGAGAAGATCGGCGTGCCCGTCGCCGACACCGTGCAGTTGCTGCTCGGCGACGGCAGCGTCAGCGAGCACCGGGTCGTCGACATCCTGCCGGTGTACCGGCGGCGCCGGGCCCACCTGTTGCGGATCATCGCCGAGCGGCGGGCCGACACCGGCATCGTCGCGTGGGGCGACGAGCGCTACGCCGCCTGCGGGCAGTGCGAGAGCTGCGAGGCCGAGATCCAGGCGCACCGCGACGTGTTCCTCGTGGCGGGCCTGCGCGGCAGCCAGCGGCTGAAACTGCGGGCGGCCGGCATCCGCACGATCGACGAGCTGGCGGCCTTCGGCGAGCCCTCGCCTGCCGACGACGGCGTGCGGCGCGGCATCGACGGCATCGGCGACGCCGCCCTGGCCGGTCTCTGCGCGCAGGCCCGGCTGCAGCTGCAGGCGATGGCCGCGGCGGGCGCCGGCGCGCAGGGTGTTCCGCCGTTCGAGGTGGTGGCGGCATCCGCCCTGGAGGCCCTGCCGGTGCCGGATGCGGGCGACATCTTCTTCGACTTCGAGGGCGACCCGCTCTACAGCGAGCAGGGTGGCGGCGACGGCGCCCCCGCGCGCTGGGGGCTGGACTACCTGTTCGGCCTGATCGAACCCGACCACCGCTTCGTGGCGTTCTGGGCGCACAACCACTCCGAGGAACGCCAGGCGCTGATCGACTTCCTCGCCTACGTCGCCGAGCGCCGGGCCGCCCACCCGGGCATGCACATCTACCATTACGCCGCCTACGAGCGCACCCACCTGCTCAGCCTCGCCGCCCGGCACGGCGTCGGCGAGCAGGAGGTCGACCAGCTGCTGCGCGACAACGTGCTCGTCGACCTGTACCCGATCGTGCGGGCGGCGCTGCGCGTCGGCAGCCGCTCCTACTCGATCAAGAAGCTCGAGCCGCTCTACATGGGTGATGAGGAGCGCGATCAGGCCGGCGTCACCAATGCCGCCGACTCGATCACCGAGTACGCGACGGCAATGGCGCTGCTGGATGCCGGTGACGCGGAGGCCGGGGCGCAGAAGCTCGACGAGATCGCCAGCTACAACGAGTACGACTGCCGCTCCACGCTCGAGCTGCGCGACTGGCTGCTCGGCCTGGCCCGCGAGCACGGCATCACGCCGGCCGCCGCCAACGCCGACCGCGACGCCGTGATCGAGCTTGCGCCGTCGCCGCTCCGCGAGGCCCTGCTGGCGCGCGCCGGCGACCCGCTCGACCTGGCCCGCGGCGCCGACCAGACGGCGGCCGCGTTCGCCGCCGCCGCACTCGACTACCACCAGCGCGAGCAGAAGAGCTTCTGGTGGGAGCACTTCGCCCGGCTGGAGAACCCGATAGCCGACTGGGCCGACACCCGCGACGTGATGGTGGTCGAGACGGCCACCGTCGAACGTGACTGGCACCGCGAGGGCAAGCAGCGCGTGGACCGGCGCTGGCTGCGGATCCGCGGCGCCGTCGCGCCCGGCAGCTCCATCAAGAAGGGCGACCAGGCCGGGCCGTTCCTGCTCTACGACAGCCCGGCGCCCTGGCCGGACGAGCGGGCGAACCCGTGGGCGCGGGCCGCGAAGAGCGTGCAGGTGCTCGACGTCGACGACGACGGCGGCGTGCTCGTGCTGGAGACACTGCCGCGGGATGCCGAGCCCTACGACCGCGTGCCGGTGGCGCTCACCCCCAGCTCGCCGCCGCCCGCCGGTGCGCAGAAGGACGCGATCGCCGGCTGGGCGCAGGGCATCGTGGATGCCGGCCGCGCCGGCGACACCGATTCCTCCGGCTGGCCGCGGGACGCCGTCGTCGACCTGCTGCGCCGGGTGGCGCCACGCGCGGCTGGTGCAGGGCATTCGGGGGAGAAACCGGCATCCGGACCCGCGCTCGAGCGAGTGATCGCCGCCACGCTGGCGCTGGACCACCAGGCACTCGCCGTGCAGGGCCCGCCCGGCACCGGCAAGACCTACCTCGGCGCGCACCTGATCACCGAGCTGGTCGAGAAACACGGCTACAAGATCGGCGTCGTCGCGCAGTCGCACGCCGTCGTCGAGAACCTCCTCGAGGGCGTCGTCCGGGCCGGGCTCGACCGGGCGCTGGTCGGCAAGGTGCCGAAGAGCGGCACCGAACCCGGCGCGCGCGTGCCCGGCTACACCGAGCTGGAGAAGAACGGGCACCTGCTGTTCGCGCTGGACCACGCGGCATCCGGCTTCGTCATCGGCGGCACCGCCTGGGACTTCGCCAACCCGGCCCGCTTCACCCGGCGCTCGCTCGACCTGCTCGTGATTGACGAGGCCGGGCAGTTCTCGCTCGCCTCCACGATCGCGGCCAGCGTCGCCGCCACGAACCTGCTGCTGCTCGGCGACCCACAGCAGCTGCCGCAGGTCAGCCAGGGCACCCACCCGGAGCCGGTGGACCAGTCCGCGCTCGGCTGGGTCAGCGCCGGGCACGACGTGCTGCCGCCGGCGTTCGGCTTCTTCCTGGCCGAGAGCCGGCGCATGCACCCGGCCGTCACCGCGCCGGTCTCGGCGCTCAGCTACGAGGGCGCCCTGCGCGCACACCCGGTGGCGGGCGAGCGGCTGCTCGACGGCATCGCGCCGGGGCTGCGCTCGGTGCCCGTCGCGCACAGCGGCAACTCGACCGAGTCGGTCGAGGAGGCGGCGGCCGTCGTCGAGCTGGTGCGCGGGGCGCTCGGCGCCGCGTGGAGCGAGGCGGCGCCGGCCGCAGACGGCGAGCGGATGTCGCGGCCGCTCGAGCCGCGCGACGTGATCGTGGTCACCCCGTACAACGCGCAACTGCAGGTCGTGCACGCGGCGCTCGTCGCGGCGGGCCTCGGCGACGTGCGGGTGGGCACGGTGGACAAGTTCCAGGGGCAGGAGGCGGCCATCGCGATCGTGTCGCTCGCGGCATCCTCGGCGGAGGACGTGCCCCGCGGCATGGGCTTCCTGATCATGAAGAACCGCCTGAACGTGGCGATCTCCCGCGCGAAGTGGGCGGCGTACCTGCTCTACTCGCCGGAGCTGATCGAGTACCTGCCGGTGACGCCGAGCGGGCTGGCCGAGCTGAGCGCCTTCATCAACCTGGTCGAGGCCGGCGAGTAG
- a CDS encoding ATP-binding protein has translation MAERRARALSLRARITLGAALAVAAGLVLGALGFYFALSASLTENLRAAALQDATAIAAQIDALGLTDDDNSGRGGGDDDDAQNAPEHLDALLDFGDDRFVQIFADDGSLLASEPDSIPADVQFVSAQAEADEHVRVVAGRSTAQLSETLATVGLLLAVSVPLLVALVALVTWLVVGRALAPVERMRRELDAVTAADLGRRVDEPPGNDEIGRLAHTMNGMLDRLEAAQRAQRRFISDASHELKSPLASLRQYAEVARAHPERIGQAELSDAVLDEGGRLEHLVQGMLVLARTDEGALPLTLGEVDLDDVVLAEAKRLRELGRVTVDTRRVGPARLRGDAGLLRQLVRNLADNAARHARGAVAFELGEAPRGPAGAGAGTGAGAAGPGVLLVVRDDGDGIAPADRERVFERFLRLDDARSRAGGGSGLGLAIVAEIVRAHGGTVAVRGAEPEGAGRGAVGTGAVFEVWLPQRA, from the coding sequence GTGGCTGAGCGGCGGGCCCGCGCACTCTCGCTCCGTGCGCGCATCACGCTCGGGGCCGCCCTGGCCGTGGCCGCCGGGCTGGTGCTCGGCGCGCTCGGCTTCTACTTCGCACTCAGCGCCTCGCTCACCGAGAACCTCCGGGCCGCCGCCCTGCAGGACGCCACCGCGATCGCGGCGCAGATCGACGCCCTCGGCCTCACCGACGACGACAACAGCGGCCGCGGCGGCGGCGATGACGACGACGCGCAGAACGCGCCAGAGCACCTCGATGCGCTGTTGGACTTCGGCGACGATCGTTTCGTGCAGATCTTCGCGGATGACGGCAGTCTGCTGGCATCCGAACCCGACTCGATCCCGGCCGATGTGCAGTTCGTCAGCGCACAGGCCGAGGCCGACGAGCACGTGCGGGTCGTCGCGGGGCGCAGCACCGCGCAGCTCTCGGAGACGCTGGCGACCGTCGGGCTGCTGCTCGCGGTCAGCGTGCCGCTGCTCGTCGCGCTGGTGGCGCTGGTGACCTGGCTCGTCGTGGGTCGGGCCCTCGCGCCGGTGGAACGCATGCGACGGGAGCTGGACGCCGTGACGGCCGCCGACCTCGGCCGCCGGGTCGACGAGCCGCCGGGCAACGACGAGATCGGCCGGCTCGCACACACCATGAACGGCATGCTCGACCGGCTGGAGGCCGCCCAGCGGGCGCAGCGCCGGTTCATCTCGGACGCCTCGCATGAGTTGAAGTCGCCGCTGGCGTCGCTCCGCCAGTATGCGGAGGTGGCGCGCGCCCACCCGGAGCGCATCGGTCAGGCCGAGCTCAGCGACGCCGTGCTCGACGAGGGCGGCCGGCTGGAGCACCTGGTGCAGGGCATGCTCGTGCTGGCCCGCACCGACGAGGGCGCGCTGCCGCTCACGCTCGGCGAGGTCGACCTGGACGATGTCGTGCTCGCCGAGGCGAAGCGCCTGCGCGAGCTCGGCCGGGTCACTGTCGACACTCGCCGAGTCGGGCCGGCGCGCCTGCGCGGGGATGCGGGGCTGCTGCGCCAGCTCGTGCGCAACCTCGCCGACAACGCCGCCCGGCACGCCCGCGGCGCCGTCGCGTTCGAGCTGGGCGAGGCGCCGCGCGGGCCGGCGGGTGCCGGTGCCGGGACCGGTGCCGGTGCTGCCGGGCCCGGCGTGCTGCTGGTCGTGCGCGATGACGGGGACGGCATCGCCCCGGCCGACCGCGAGCGGGTGTTCGAGCGGTTCCTGCGACTGGATGACGCGCGCAGCCGGGCCGGCGGCGGCAGCGGGTTGGGCCTGGCGATCGTCGCCGAGATCGTGCGCGCACACGGCGGCACCGTGGCGGTGCGCGGCGCGGAGCCGGAAGGTGCCGGGCGGGGCGCCGTCGGGACGGGCGCGGTCTTCGAGGTGTGGCTGCCGCAGCGCGCCTGA
- a CDS encoding beta-galactosidase, which produces MSTFVPPAHAERRSNRSEAPARWIPGTAALRYGGDYNPEQWSREVWVEDIALMREAGVNLVSVGIFSWVLLEPREGEYDFSFLDDLIGLLGDAGIDVDLGTPTAAPPAWFWAKYPEAHPVMRDGTRLGFGSRGMVSPSSPEYRRAATGITEQLARRYAQNPTVVMWHIHNEYGAPISDSYDDYSVAAFRAWLRARYGTLDALNAAWGTTFWGQSYGEWSEIDAPRLSASVSNQAQRLDFQRFTSDALLACYVAERDVIREYAPSTPITTNFMATNCPSIDYWKWAEEVDIVANDHYLVAERRDNHVLLSMDADFTRSLAGGKPWILMEHSTSAVNWQPRNIAKRPGELARNSLAHTARGADAIMFFQFRASRFGAEKFHSAMLPHAGTGTRLWREVVQFGADLGALAAVQGSTVTASVAIVWSIESFWALDLEWRPSVELGHRERIEAYYAALWSLGVTVDFVLPGHDLSGYDAVIAPSLYLLDADSAANLDAYVSGGGTLLVSYFSGIVAENDEVYPGASPGALRDTLGLEIHEFLPLYADETVTLSDGRSSTAWSEDIVLTGASAVAEYSSGPASGRPAITRNERGSGAAWYVSTKLVGEDLRSLIVTVLTEAGTAIAELPTDLEVVVRSNESTDFSFFINHADAAATVPLRLAAAGTDAITGEPVGADVTVPAAGFRVIASPRA; this is translated from the coding sequence ATGTCGACATTTGTTCCCCCCGCGCACGCCGAGCGCCGCTCCAATCGTTCTGAGGCCCCGGCCCGCTGGATCCCCGGAACAGCGGCGCTCCGGTACGGCGGCGACTACAACCCCGAGCAGTGGAGCCGCGAGGTGTGGGTCGAGGACATCGCGCTGATGCGCGAGGCCGGGGTCAACCTGGTGAGCGTCGGCATCTTCTCCTGGGTGCTGCTCGAGCCCCGCGAGGGCGAGTACGACTTCAGCTTCCTCGACGATCTGATCGGCCTGCTCGGCGACGCCGGCATCGACGTCGACCTCGGCACGCCGACCGCGGCGCCGCCCGCCTGGTTCTGGGCGAAGTACCCCGAGGCGCACCCTGTGATGCGCGACGGCACCCGTCTCGGCTTCGGCTCCCGCGGCATGGTCAGCCCCAGCTCCCCCGAGTACCGCCGCGCGGCGACCGGGATCACCGAGCAGCTCGCCCGCCGCTACGCGCAGAACCCGACCGTCGTGATGTGGCACATCCACAACGAGTACGGCGCCCCCATCAGCGACAGCTACGACGACTACTCCGTCGCCGCGTTCCGCGCCTGGCTGCGCGCACGCTACGGCACCCTCGACGCGCTGAATGCCGCGTGGGGAACCACCTTCTGGGGCCAGAGCTACGGCGAGTGGAGCGAGATCGACGCGCCCCGCCTCTCGGCGAGCGTCAGCAACCAGGCGCAGCGCCTCGACTTCCAGCGGTTCACCTCCGACGCACTGCTCGCCTGCTACGTGGCCGAGCGCGACGTCATCCGCGAGTATGCGCCGAGCACCCCGATCACCACGAACTTCATGGCGACCAACTGCCCGTCGATCGACTACTGGAAGTGGGCGGAGGAGGTCGACATCGTCGCCAACGACCACTACCTCGTCGCCGAGCGCCGCGACAACCACGTGCTGTTGTCGATGGATGCCGACTTCACCCGTTCCCTCGCCGGCGGCAAGCCGTGGATCCTGATGGAGCACTCCACCTCGGCCGTCAACTGGCAGCCGCGCAACATCGCCAAGCGGCCGGGCGAGCTGGCCCGCAACAGCCTCGCCCACACCGCCCGCGGCGCGGACGCCATCATGTTCTTCCAGTTCCGGGCCAGCCGTTTCGGCGCGGAGAAGTTCCACTCGGCGATGCTCCCCCACGCCGGAACCGGCACTCGCCTGTGGCGGGAGGTCGTGCAGTTCGGCGCCGATCTCGGCGCACTGGCCGCCGTGCAGGGCTCGACGGTGACGGCATCCGTCGCCATCGTGTGGAGCATCGAGTCGTTCTGGGCGCTCGACCTCGAGTGGCGCCCCTCGGTCGAGCTCGGCCACCGCGAGCGCATCGAGGCCTACTACGCGGCGCTCTGGTCGCTCGGCGTCACGGTCGACTTCGTGCTGCCCGGCCACGACCTGAGCGGCTACGACGCGGTCATCGCGCCGAGCCTCTACCTGCTCGACGCCGACTCCGCCGCGAACCTCGACGCCTACGTCTCCGGCGGCGGCACGCTGCTCGTCTCGTACTTCTCCGGGATCGTGGCCGAGAACGACGAGGTCTACCCCGGCGCCTCCCCCGGCGCGCTCCGCGACACCCTCGGCCTCGAGATCCACGAGTTCCTGCCCCTCTACGCCGACGAGACCGTGACGCTCAGCGACGGCCGCAGCAGCACCGCCTGGAGCGAGGACATCGTTCTGACCGGGGCCAGCGCCGTCGCCGAGTACAGCTCAGGTCCGGCGTCCGGTCGCCCGGCCATCACCCGCAACGAGCGCGGCTCCGGCGCCGCCTGGTACGTGTCGACGAAGCTCGTCGGCGAGGATCTGCGCTCGCTCATAGTCACCGTCCTCACCGAGGCCGGCACGGCGATCGCCGAGCTGCCCACCGACCTCGAGGTGGTGGTGCGCTCGAACGAGAGCACCGACTTCTCGTTCTTCATCAATCACGCGGATGCCGCGGCCACCGTGCCGCTGCGGCTGGCCGCCGCTGGCACCGACGCGATCACGGGCGAGCCCGTCGGCGCCGACGTCACCGTGCCGGCCGCCGGGTTCCGGGTGATCGCCAGCCCGCGCGCCTAG
- a CDS encoding PepSY domain-containing protein translates to MKKRIAIISTLGAAGVLALGGAGIAIAAASSGEPGSSFGAVVAASDGGSSATPSPVPSTSGTPFLDDDGDGDDHGGHGDHDGDDRDDHSGRGHDGDHQDDDALVSDADRAAASAAALAATGGGTVTDVDADDDSTHAWEVDVRLDSGADLEVKLDASFTVLSVQND, encoded by the coding sequence ATGAAGAAGCGCATTGCCATCATCAGCACGCTGGGAGCGGCCGGTGTCCTCGCCCTGGGCGGGGCCGGAATCGCCATCGCTGCCGCCTCGTCCGGCGAGCCGGGCTCCTCGTTCGGAGCCGTCGTGGCGGCATCCGACGGCGGCAGCAGCGCCACGCCGTCGCCGGTGCCGAGCACGAGCGGCACGCCGTTCCTGGACGACGACGGGGACGGGGACGACCACGGTGGGCACGGAGACCACGACGGCGACGACCGGGACGACCACAGCGGCCGCGGCCACGACGGTGACCACCAGGACGACGATGCCCTCGTCTCCGATGCCGACCGGGCCGCGGCCAGCGCGGCCGCCCTCGCCGCCACCGGCGGCGGGACCGTCACCGATGTCGACGCCGACGACGACAGCACCCACGCCTGGGAGGTCGACGTCCGCCTCGACTCCGGCGCTGACCTCGAGGTGAAGCTCGACGCCAGCTTCACCGTGCTCAGCGTGCAGAACGACTAG
- a CDS encoding PPOX class F420-dependent oxidoreductase: MTVIPANLEYLLEQPIYAALGTIRPDNTVQVNPMWFERVGDEIHFTHTNKRGKFRNLKHNPSMSLAVIDPADPHTYVELRGHLSAVIDDPSGAFYVRLGQRYGNAAQQPPADSADRVILVMSIDKALGH, from the coding sequence ATGACTGTGATTCCCGCGAACCTGGAGTACCTGCTCGAACAGCCGATCTACGCCGCTCTCGGCACGATCCGCCCGGACAACACGGTGCAGGTGAACCCGATGTGGTTCGAGCGCGTCGGCGACGAGATCCACTTCACGCACACGAACAAGCGCGGCAAGTTCCGCAACCTCAAGCACAACCCGTCGATGAGCCTGGCCGTGATCGACCCGGCCGACCCGCACACCTACGTGGAGCTGCGCGGGCACCTGAGCGCGGTGATCGACGACCCGAGCGGCGCCTTCTACGTGCGCCTTGGGCAGCGCTACGGCAACGCCGCCCAGCAGCCGCCGGCCGACAGCGCCGACCGCGTCATCCTCGTGATGAGCATCGACAAGGCGCTCGGGCACTAG